The following proteins are co-located in the Heliorestis convoluta genome:
- the aroA gene encoding 3-phosphoshikimate 1-carboxyvinyltransferase, which yields MVRRSGSVQGQDVVVKGLGPLQGDLTVPGDKSISHRAVMFGSLAKGQTRIKNFLPGQDCLSTIACFRKMGIAISQPTATEVIVQGQGLQGLQEPGDVLDVGNSGTTMRLMTGILSGQPFFSVLTGDDSIRSRPMGRVTEPLKKMGATILGRQDSKKAPLAVAGTGRPLQAIDYSTPVASAQIKSAILLAGLYGDGITTVREPHRSRDHTERMLTAFGATIRQSTNPSVEGFFSSIESFPTLQGQDIEVPGDISSAAFLLVAASIVPQSQLRIRNVGVNPTRDGIIEVLQAMGSSIQQENERIVAGEPVADLIVKSASLQGTTIGGDLIPRLIDEIPILAVAALCAQGKTVIRDAAELRVKESDRIAVLAGELRKMGATIEEHPDGMTICGFQRLQGATVESKGDHRIAMALAIAALVAEGSTTIQDAGAVDVSFPGFFSTLKLLQQ from the coding sequence ATGGTAAGGAGGAGTGGCTCTGTGCAAGGACAGGACGTTGTCGTAAAAGGACTGGGGCCTTTGCAAGGTGATCTCACTGTGCCCGGTGATAAGTCGATTTCTCATCGTGCAGTTATGTTCGGCTCTTTAGCAAAAGGGCAGACAAGGATCAAAAACTTTTTGCCGGGTCAAGATTGCCTATCGACGATTGCTTGCTTTCGCAAGATGGGTATAGCCATCTCCCAGCCAACAGCGACAGAAGTAATCGTACAAGGTCAAGGGCTACAGGGATTGCAAGAGCCTGGTGATGTTCTAGATGTAGGTAATTCAGGGACGACCATGCGTTTGATGACAGGTATCTTAAGTGGTCAACCTTTCTTCTCTGTTCTTACAGGCGATGACTCCATTCGAAGTCGACCGATGGGACGGGTGACGGAACCTCTAAAAAAGATGGGAGCTACGATTCTAGGACGTCAAGATAGCAAAAAAGCACCCTTAGCCGTTGCAGGGACAGGAAGACCTTTACAAGCCATTGATTATAGCACTCCTGTAGCCAGCGCCCAGATCAAGTCGGCAATTTTATTGGCAGGACTCTATGGCGATGGTATTACAACGGTCCGAGAACCTCACCGCTCTCGCGATCACACTGAACGAATGCTTACGGCCTTTGGTGCAACAATCAGGCAATCGACAAATCCGTCGGTTGAAGGCTTTTTCAGTTCTATAGAAAGTTTTCCCACTTTACAGGGACAGGACATAGAGGTACCCGGTGATATTTCTTCGGCTGCTTTTTTACTTGTAGCCGCTTCTATCGTTCCGCAATCACAGTTGCGCATTCGCAATGTCGGTGTTAACCCAACCAGAGATGGCATCATCGAAGTTTTACAAGCCATGGGCAGTTCGATCCAGCAAGAAAATGAACGCATCGTAGCAGGGGAACCTGTCGCTGACCTAATTGTGAAATCGGCTTCTTTGCAGGGGACGACCATCGGAGGAGACTTGATACCACGGCTTATTGATGAGATACCGATTCTAGCTGTGGCTGCCCTTTGCGCGCAAGGAAAAACAGTGATTCGTGATGCCGCTGAACTACGGGTTAAAGAATCGGATCGCATTGCCGTCTTAGCTGGAGAGTTACGAAAGATGGGGGCCACCATAGAAGAACATCCTGACGGCATGACCATTTGTGGTTTTCAACGCCTACAAGGCGCTACAGTAGAAAGTAAGGGCGACCATCGCATTGCTATGGCTTTAGCCATTGCAGCTCTTGTGGCAGAAGGTAGCACAACGATCCAAGATGCAGGCGCTGTCGATGTATCTTTTCCAGGCTTTTTTTCTACATTGAAGCTGCTGCAGCAATGA
- the cmk gene encoding (d)CMP kinase, with amino-acid sequence MIEPIQIAIDGPAGAGKSTVAKEVARRLGFLYIDTGAMYRAVTWLALERGLSLHDEEVLTALAQEASIQLLRKGDSLAVLVDTIDVTDAIRSPQISSNVSQVAAVAGVRMVLVEQQRAMAKSQNVVMDGRDIGSYVLPFAQVKIFLTASIEERAHRRYLEFMNKGIPVEEERLRQEIRRRDEQDASRDVAPLVRTADAFLIDTTGLGIEEVIQKILDLLPNRGGR; translated from the coding sequence GTGATAGAACCGATACAAATCGCAATTGATGGCCCTGCTGGTGCTGGCAAAAGTACGGTAGCCAAAGAAGTAGCTCGACGATTGGGCTTCCTCTATATAGATACAGGTGCCATGTATAGAGCAGTAACTTGGCTAGCCCTAGAAAGAGGTCTTTCTTTACATGATGAAGAAGTTCTCACGGCACTAGCCCAAGAGGCATCGATTCAGTTACTCCGTAAGGGTGACAGTCTCGCTGTGCTTGTAGATACTATTGACGTAACAGATGCAATACGAAGTCCTCAAATTTCTAGCAATGTCTCACAGGTGGCTGCTGTCGCTGGTGTACGCATGGTACTGGTAGAGCAGCAAAGAGCCATGGCCAAATCTCAAAATGTTGTTATGGATGGTCGTGATATTGGCAGTTATGTATTGCCTTTTGCGCAAGTAAAAATATTTCTGACTGCCTCCATTGAAGAGCGAGCGCATCGTCGTTATCTGGAATTTATGAACAAAGGCATTCCGGTAGAGGAAGAAAGACTGCGACAAGAGATTCGACGTCGCGATGAACAAGATGCTTCTCGCGATGTGGCTCCTCTTGTTCGGACAGCAGATGCTTTTCTCATTGACACAACAGGACTGGGAATAGAAGAAGTAATTCAAAAAATCCTAGATCTTCTGCCAAACCGTGGAGGCAGGTGA
- a CDS encoding lysophospholipid acyltransferase family protein gives MEHEVNKEKDFSPHERPSWIFRFFRPLIIWFFARICRWDVRGLENIPRQGPVIIASNHISNWDPLIVGCAVHRPVHFMAKMELFKIPILGALLRNFGAFPVERGGTGRKALKKSIELLAEDKVIGLFPEGTRSKTGTLGEGKSGVALIAAKSGASIVPVGLYNTSQVFSRGRFNSFVVSFGKPLVIETGAGEKISSQKIQEITDQIMTSIAEQIEEGRKNHCA, from the coding sequence GTGGAACATGAAGTTAATAAAGAGAAGGATTTTTCTCCTCATGAACGACCTTCCTGGATCTTTCGTTTTTTTCGCCCGCTAATCATCTGGTTCTTTGCTAGAATCTGCCGTTGGGATGTACGAGGCCTTGAGAATATCCCCCGACAGGGACCTGTTATTATCGCTTCTAATCATATATCGAACTGGGATCCTTTGATTGTCGGTTGTGCTGTCCATCGGCCTGTTCATTTTATGGCCAAGATGGAATTGTTTAAGATACCCATACTTGGAGCGCTGCTTCGTAACTTTGGTGCTTTCCCCGTAGAAAGAGGCGGCACGGGGCGAAAAGCTTTGAAGAAATCGATAGAATTGCTCGCTGAAGATAAAGTGATAGGCCTTTTTCCAGAAGGAACAAGAAGCAAAACGGGTACCCTAGGAGAAGGCAAATCGGGCGTTGCTTTAATTGCGGCCAAGTCTGGTGCCTCGATCGTACCGGTTGGCTTGTATAATACCTCTCAGGTTTTTTCTCGAGGTAGATTTAATTCTTTTGTGGTCTCCTTTGGTAAGCCCCTTGTCATCGAGACTGGAGCAGGGGAAAAGATATCGAGTCAGAAAATACAAGAAATAACAGATCAAATTATGACTTCCATTGCAGAGCAAATTGAGGAAGGCCGTAAAAACCATTGCGCTTAA
- a CDS encoding bifunctional 4-hydroxy-3-methylbut-2-enyl diphosphate reductase/30S ribosomal protein S1 produces the protein MGLQVILAEHAGFCFGVQKALDKVEEELQKHDHVSTYGPLIHNPQVVERLAQQGVQAIEDLHTANPTRVVIRSHGVGPEVYSCAEQRGFTVIDATCPFVKKVQKAAQRFTDQGYQVLVAGDREHPEVQGIVAWTGGKALVVANQKEAEALNLLGKVALIAQTTLKESTLREISQALHQKELQVEVENTICSATAKRQEAAQKLVEQVDVMVVIGGRNSSNTKKLAQICQEAGVPTYHIEKPEELDCHYFKNVQKAGVTAGASTPHWIIEEVVQRMSEWNQEENENKEIATEQEAAKVEEEVTSQDVEMEDMGSSFEETFKKYEEEHKKYEEGQLITGEVVKVSYDEVLIHVGGKSEGVIPRREIAPRVPENVEEIVKVGQKIPVIVLRAENEDGTLLLSRRRAIEKEKMVSLKEAKEREEILTGEVVAAVKGGLRVDIGIIGFVPASHVERGFVENLDQYVGQTLRMKIMEIDDQRNNAVLSQKVVLEEEYQKARKETWGEIEEHQKRRGTVRRLTDFGAFVDLGGVDGLLHISEMSWGRIKHPGDVLKEGDLIEVYVLKVDRDKEKVSLGLKQVLPNPWDTVAEKYPIGSIIEVTVVRLTTFGAFAELEPGVDGLIHISQLADRRVNKPEDVVAVGQQVTVKVLDIKEDERRISLSIRAVQDDQEQEEVQSYLDNQEG, from the coding sequence ATGGGATTGCAAGTCATCCTGGCGGAGCACGCTGGGTTCTGTTTTGGCGTTCAGAAGGCTCTGGACAAAGTGGAAGAAGAGTTACAAAAGCATGATCATGTTTCCACCTATGGTCCCTTGATTCACAACCCCCAGGTTGTTGAAAGATTGGCTCAGCAGGGTGTTCAGGCAATCGAAGACCTGCATACAGCCAATCCGACGCGGGTTGTAATCCGCTCTCATGGCGTCGGCCCTGAAGTATACAGCTGCGCTGAGCAACGGGGCTTCACTGTTATCGATGCCACTTGCCCTTTTGTCAAGAAAGTACAAAAGGCTGCACAGCGCTTCACTGATCAAGGGTACCAGGTTCTTGTAGCAGGGGACCGAGAACATCCAGAAGTTCAAGGCATCGTTGCTTGGACCGGCGGAAAGGCCTTGGTTGTAGCTAATCAAAAAGAGGCAGAAGCGTTAAACCTCTTGGGTAAGGTGGCGTTAATTGCGCAAACTACGCTTAAGGAAAGTACTTTGCGTGAGATAAGCCAGGCTCTTCATCAGAAAGAGTTACAGGTAGAGGTTGAGAATACCATCTGCTCAGCCACAGCGAAGCGGCAAGAAGCAGCCCAAAAGCTGGTTGAGCAGGTTGATGTGATGGTGGTCATCGGAGGCCGCAATAGCTCTAATACGAAAAAGCTAGCGCAGATCTGTCAGGAAGCAGGTGTACCCACCTATCACATAGAGAAGCCTGAAGAACTGGATTGTCATTACTTTAAGAATGTTCAAAAAGCCGGCGTTACGGCAGGGGCATCAACACCCCATTGGATAATCGAGGAGGTAGTTCAAAGAATGTCCGAGTGGAACCAGGAAGAAAACGAGAACAAAGAAATCGCTACAGAGCAAGAGGCTGCAAAGGTAGAAGAGGAAGTAACCTCTCAAGATGTTGAGATGGAAGATATGGGTAGCTCTTTCGAAGAGACTTTCAAGAAGTACGAAGAAGAACACAAAAAGTACGAAGAAGGTCAGCTTATCACAGGTGAAGTTGTTAAAGTAAGTTATGATGAAGTACTTATCCACGTTGGTGGTAAGTCAGAAGGTGTTATTCCTCGTAGAGAGATTGCACCGCGCGTACCAGAGAATGTAGAAGAGATTGTGAAAGTTGGTCAAAAGATCCCAGTTATTGTATTGCGCGCAGAAAATGAAGACGGCACTCTTCTATTGTCTCGTCGCAGAGCCATCGAGAAAGAGAAAATGGTATCCTTAAAAGAAGCCAAAGAGCGCGAAGAGATTCTAACCGGTGAAGTCGTTGCTGCCGTCAAAGGTGGTCTACGCGTTGACATTGGCATTATCGGCTTCGTTCCTGCTTCTCATGTAGAGCGTGGTTTTGTTGAAAACCTTGATCAGTATGTAGGTCAAACACTAAGAATGAAGATTATGGAAATCGATGATCAGCGCAACAATGCTGTTTTATCGCAAAAAGTCGTTCTCGAAGAAGAATATCAAAAAGCTCGTAAAGAGACATGGGGAGAAATTGAAGAACATCAAAAACGTCGCGGTACCGTTCGTCGTTTAACGGACTTTGGTGCTTTTGTTGATCTAGGTGGCGTCGATGGACTTCTTCACATTTCAGAAATGTCTTGGGGACGAATTAAGCATCCCGGCGACGTGTTAAAAGAAGGCGATCTAATCGAAGTTTATGTTCTCAAAGTAGATCGCGATAAAGAAAAAGTATCCTTAGGGCTCAAGCAAGTATTGCCCAATCCATGGGATACGGTTGCTGAAAAGTATCCTATCGGCTCGATCATTGAAGTAACAGTCGTTCGACTAACGACGTTCGGTGCCTTTGCCGAGCTAGAGCCTGGCGTAGATGGCTTAATTCACATTTCCCAGTTGGCCGACCGTCGTGTCAACAAACCAGAAGATGTTGTTGCAGTCGGACAGCAAGTAACTGTCAAAGTATTAGATATTAAAGAAGATGAGCGCCGTATCTCTTTAAGCATTCGTGCTGTACAAGATGATCAAGAACAAGAAGAAGTGCAATCCTACTTGGACAATCAAGAGGGTTAA
- a CDS encoding type IA DNA topoisomerase: protein MILVIAEKPSAAREIGRVIAPNARKNSQGFLENENFVIAHARGHLVELQLPGEIDGKYKRWNLNNLPILPHTIPLKIRSSTAKEFKALKGLLLQRRFRYVVCATDAGREGQLIFDYIYELAQSSLPVKRLWLSTFTDEGIKKAWVAMKNYDEYSGLSKAARLRAQSDWIVGMNASPALSLCAGRKINVGRVMTPTLTVIAQRTEAHRNFHPEPYFLVKALFGNTYWGTLLAEDSDTIHRLQDKALGAAIIEKIEGQTGEVLWQDNKKEWQSAPPLFNLSDLQVTAAKAFGFTADKTLSLAQALYEKHKCLSYPRTSSRHLEPSLTAQLPSIIQVAEAIPELCTIARSILHAPLPRLSKKYMDSTKVTDHHGLIPTDKKVGLDRLTSDEKAIYLLVLRRFLAIFLPPAQYEKKEIITGLPQQEDDKFYRFRSRGKRLLSPGWLVLYEQGDNKTAKDDDSREKDGEESQNLPDVAVGDRYLVTKTSLEEKMTTAPPLFNDGTIIKAMQNIAEFIDDKALKGILKPLGLGTEATRAAILEKLIKLDMIERIGRGKVKQLVATDFGMQVVQAIRDESIKSPALTALWEDKLAQIEEGTLSEESYRQELNLYIHTLIDNLQKAKVVESSTTNSTAKIDNIAIKKNQGNTNEKGTLEKTSSEKNIGLCPLCQGEVIEGRKGFGCSNWKKGCTFVIWKEIAGKKLTMASLRKLLRDGKTGTLKGFRSKAGKTFSAALVLQNGKVEFLF from the coding sequence ATGATTTTAGTGATAGCCGAAAAGCCTTCAGCAGCTCGTGAAATTGGGCGTGTCATCGCACCCAATGCGAGAAAAAACAGCCAGGGCTTTTTAGAAAATGAAAACTTTGTCATAGCTCATGCCAGAGGACATCTCGTAGAACTGCAATTGCCCGGGGAAATCGACGGCAAATATAAGAGATGGAATCTAAACAATCTGCCCATTTTACCCCATACCATTCCATTGAAAATACGCAGCAGTACTGCAAAAGAGTTCAAAGCATTAAAAGGCCTATTGTTGCAGAGACGGTTTCGTTATGTTGTCTGTGCTACCGATGCCGGTCGTGAGGGTCAGTTGATTTTTGATTATATTTATGAGTTGGCTCAATCTTCTTTGCCCGTTAAACGGCTCTGGCTTTCTACTTTTACCGACGAAGGGATCAAAAAAGCCTGGGTTGCAATGAAGAATTACGATGAATATTCGGGTTTATCAAAAGCAGCGCGCTTACGAGCACAATCAGACTGGATTGTAGGCATGAATGCTTCACCGGCCCTGTCTTTATGTGCTGGTAGAAAGATTAATGTGGGTCGGGTTATGACGCCTACACTTACTGTAATTGCCCAACGTACGGAAGCACATCGTAACTTTCATCCGGAGCCGTACTTTCTTGTAAAAGCTTTATTTGGCAATACCTATTGGGGGACCCTTCTTGCAGAAGATAGTGACACCATCCATCGTTTGCAAGATAAGGCTCTTGGCGCAGCCATTATAGAAAAAATTGAAGGCCAAACAGGTGAAGTGCTGTGGCAAGACAATAAAAAAGAATGGCAAAGTGCGCCGCCACTTTTTAATCTTTCTGATCTACAAGTGACAGCTGCGAAAGCCTTTGGCTTTACAGCCGATAAGACTCTGTCCCTGGCTCAAGCGCTTTATGAAAAACACAAATGCCTTTCGTACCCTCGTACTTCTTCACGACATCTAGAGCCTTCTCTGACAGCACAACTTCCGTCAATTATCCAGGTGGCTGAAGCCATTCCAGAACTATGCACGATAGCTCGTTCTATTCTTCATGCACCCTTGCCTCGCTTAAGCAAAAAATATATGGACAGTACCAAAGTAACGGATCACCACGGTTTGATTCCTACCGACAAAAAAGTAGGGTTAGATCGATTAACAAGCGATGAAAAAGCGATTTACTTACTGGTGTTACGTCGCTTTTTGGCGATTTTTTTACCACCTGCACAATATGAGAAAAAAGAAATTATTACGGGACTGCCACAGCAAGAAGACGATAAGTTCTATCGGTTTCGCTCTCGTGGAAAAAGACTGCTTAGTCCGGGTTGGCTTGTCCTTTATGAACAGGGTGACAACAAGACAGCAAAAGACGATGATAGTCGCGAAAAGGATGGAGAAGAATCACAAAACTTACCGGATGTTGCAGTCGGCGACCGCTATCTCGTTACAAAGACTTCTCTTGAAGAGAAAATGACAACAGCACCCCCTCTTTTTAATGATGGAACGATCATTAAAGCGATGCAGAACATTGCAGAGTTCATCGATGACAAAGCCTTAAAGGGAATCTTAAAACCACTAGGATTAGGTACAGAAGCAACACGAGCCGCTATCCTTGAAAAACTGATAAAGCTTGATATGATTGAGCGAATCGGCAGAGGTAAAGTAAAACAGCTGGTAGCCACTGACTTTGGTATGCAAGTCGTACAGGCCATTCGTGACGAGTCGATTAAATCACCGGCGTTAACAGCATTGTGGGAAGATAAGTTAGCACAAATAGAAGAAGGAACCTTGTCGGAAGAGAGCTATCGCCAAGAGTTAAACCTTTATATACATACTTTAATTGATAACTTGCAAAAAGCAAAAGTCGTTGAAAGTTCAACAACAAATTCTACAGCAAAGATTGACAACATAGCTATAAAAAAGAATCAAGGGAATACCAATGAAAAGGGAACCCTAGAAAAAACTTCAAGTGAAAAAAATATTGGACTTTGCCCTCTCTGCCAAGGAGAAGTAATTGAAGGTCGCAAAGGCTTTGGGTGCTCGAACTGGAAAAAGGGATGTACCTTTGTAATCTGGAAAGAGATCGCCGGCAAAAAACTGACGATGGCCTCCTTGCGAAAATTGCTTCGAGACGGCAAGACAGGTACTTTAAAAGGATTCCGTTCTAAAGCTGGAAAAACATTCTCAGCGGCTCTGGTTTTACAAAATGGCAAAGTGGAGTTTCTTTTTTGA
- a CDS encoding GIY-YIG nuclease family protein, with amino-acid sequence MAYTYILQCVDGTYYTGWTVDLVKRVKTHNAGLGGAYTRIRLPVQLVYWECKDTRQEAQRREWEIKQLKRAQKQALIDAFSLSIEKSREKSLMNQSS; translated from the coding sequence ATGGCATACACTTATATTTTGCAATGTGTGGACGGTACCTACTATACGGGCTGGACTGTAGATCTGGTAAAAAGAGTAAAAACTCACAATGCAGGGCTAGGCGGTGCCTATACAAGAATTCGTTTGCCCGTGCAATTGGTCTACTGGGAATGCAAAGATACGAGGCAAGAAGCACAACGACGAGAGTGGGAAATTAAACAACTCAAAAGAGCTCAAAAACAGGCGTTAATAGACGCTTTTTCGCTTTCTATAGAAAAATCCAGAGAAAAAAGCCTCATGAACCAAAGTTCATGA
- a CDS encoding ACT domain-containing protein yields the protein MEKGGRRFYLVDGSILPEAILKTALANEMLAKGEVSKVSEAVEKVGLSRSAYYKYKDGVLPFQGNGRSHILSVRLLLEHQPGILSRVLHTVASVDGNILTINQSVPEKGLAPVLLVLDISRLSVVIPRLQEELKQLQGVRQVQLVADESSETNHQKEV from the coding sequence GTGGAAAAGGGAGGAAGGCGGTTCTATCTCGTTGATGGCTCTATTTTGCCAGAAGCAATCTTGAAGACGGCCCTGGCCAACGAGATGCTGGCCAAAGGCGAAGTGAGCAAGGTCAGCGAAGCCGTCGAGAAAGTAGGTCTTAGTCGAAGCGCCTACTATAAATACAAAGATGGCGTTCTTCCTTTTCAAGGGAATGGACGCTCTCATATTCTCTCCGTTCGCTTGTTGCTAGAACATCAACCTGGCATTTTATCTCGTGTTCTCCATACAGTAGCGTCTGTAGATGGTAATATTTTAACAATTAATCAATCGGTGCCAGAGAAAGGGTTAGCGCCTGTTTTATTGGTGCTCGATATTTCTCGGCTTTCTGTTGTCATTCCTCGATTGCAAGAGGAACTAAAGCAGTTACAAGGTGTAAGACAAGTTCAACTCGTTGCCGATGAATCCTCAGAGACGAATCATCAAAAAGAGGTGTAA
- a CDS encoding homoserine dehydrogenase: MKKAIGIALLGLGTVGGGTYRILENRRKEIEQRLGQPIEVKKVLVRDVNKPRATAVPIELLTDNPAEVMNNEEINIVVELMGGIEPAFTYIKDALEAGKSVVTANKDLMALHGGELLALAESRGVDLEFEASVAGGIPIIRPLKVCLAGNRMEELKGIINGTTNFILTKMTQEGSDFSEVLKEAQELGYAEADPTSDVEGLDAARKLAILASIAFNTRVPLDQVYVEGITKISARDIEYAREMGYTIKLLGIAKEEEGQVEARVHPAMIPSCHPLAAVNDAFNAIFVRGDAVGDAMFYGRGAGDLPTGSAVVGDIIDAARNHIRQNRGRISCTCYDEKVIKPFGQISCRYYLRLRVADKPGVLAAIAGVLGDHEVSIQTVIQKEQVDKDAEIVLVTHKVKEENLQKALQILDSMDIVEKIDNVIRVEQD, translated from the coding sequence ATGAAAAAAGCGATTGGCATTGCTTTATTAGGTCTTGGTACAGTAGGTGGCGGCACCTATCGGATACTGGAGAATCGAAGAAAAGAAATCGAACAACGTTTGGGACAGCCCATTGAAGTTAAGAAAGTTCTTGTTAGAGATGTGAATAAGCCAAGAGCTACGGCTGTGCCTATAGAGCTACTAACGGACAATCCCGCAGAAGTTATGAACAACGAAGAAATCAACATTGTTGTCGAGTTAATGGGTGGTATTGAACCTGCTTTTACCTATATTAAAGATGCCTTAGAAGCTGGCAAAAGTGTTGTTACGGCTAACAAAGATCTCATGGCTCTTCATGGTGGCGAGTTATTGGCCCTAGCGGAAAGCAGAGGTGTTGATCTAGAGTTTGAAGCTTCTGTTGCCGGTGGAATTCCCATTATTCGACCCCTGAAAGTTTGCTTAGCCGGCAATCGCATGGAAGAGCTAAAAGGGATTATCAATGGTACGACGAACTTTATTCTGACGAAAATGACCCAGGAAGGCAGCGATTTTTCAGAAGTACTAAAGGAAGCACAAGAGCTTGGTTATGCAGAAGCAGATCCGACTTCTGACGTAGAAGGTCTTGATGCAGCTCGTAAGCTTGCGATTTTAGCATCGATTGCCTTCAACACTCGTGTGCCTCTCGATCAGGTTTATGTAGAAGGGATTACGAAAATCTCGGCTCGCGATATTGAATATGCCCGTGAGATGGGCTACACTATCAAGCTTCTGGGCATTGCCAAGGAAGAAGAGGGACAAGTAGAAGCGCGCGTTCACCCTGCTATGATTCCTTCTTGCCATCCTTTGGCTGCTGTCAATGATGCCTTTAACGCTATTTTTGTACGTGGTGATGCTGTCGGAGATGCTATGTTCTATGGTAGAGGCGCCGGTGACTTACCTACAGGCAGCGCTGTTGTTGGTGACATCATTGATGCAGCACGAAATCACATTCGTCAAAATCGTGGCCGCATTAGTTGCACTTGTTACGATGAAAAAGTCATCAAGCCATTTGGACAGATCTCTTGTCGCTACTACTTGCGTCTACGTGTAGCAGACAAGCCTGGTGTGCTTGCTGCCATTGCTGGCGTATTGGGTGATCATGAAGTGAGTATTCAGACAGTCATTCAAAAAGAACAAGTTGATAAAGATGCAGAAATTGTCCTGGTTACCCACAAAGTCAAGGAAGAAAATTTGCAGAAAGCATTGCAAATTCTTGATAGCATGGATATTGTAGAAAAGATTGATAATGTCATACGGGTAGAGCAAGATTAG
- the thrC gene encoding threonine synthase: MSDWQGIIPAYKDFLPVTERTPMLTLKEGNTPLIKAPRLSEQVGVNLYFKFEGMNPTGSFKDRGMVMAVAKAVEEGAQAIMCASTGNTSAAAAAYAARCGIKCIVLIPEGKIALGKLAQALIYGAKVISIEGNFDEALKIVRNICANHPVTLVNSVNPYRIEGQKTAAFEVCQQLGAVPDYLAIPVGNAGNITAYWKGFVEWHQAGKVDKRPKMIGFEAEGAAAIVYDRVIEKPETVATAIRIGNPASWESAVNAAKESGGLIDYVTDEEILAAYRLLASQEGIFCEPASAASLAGVIKKRQQGLLRDGATVVSVLTGHGLKDPDNAIASVAGGPIMVPATEEAVLREVF; this comes from the coding sequence ATGTCGGATTGGCAAGGGATTATCCCTGCATACAAAGATTTTCTTCCAGTCACAGAGCGTACGCCTATGTTAACGCTAAAAGAAGGCAATACACCGTTAATTAAAGCACCTCGGCTGTCAGAGCAGGTAGGTGTAAACTTATATTTTAAGTTTGAAGGTATGAATCCGACAGGTTCTTTTAAAGATCGTGGCATGGTCATGGCTGTTGCCAAAGCGGTTGAAGAAGGCGCGCAAGCGATTATGTGTGCTTCGACAGGCAATACGTCGGCAGCGGCAGCAGCTTATGCGGCTCGTTGTGGTATTAAATGTATTGTTCTCATTCCAGAAGGAAAAATTGCCCTTGGCAAATTGGCACAAGCTCTTATCTATGGCGCGAAAGTGATTTCTATAGAAGGCAACTTTGACGAAGCTTTGAAGATTGTACGCAACATTTGTGCCAATCACCCAGTAACACTGGTCAACTCTGTGAATCCTTATCGGATTGAAGGACAAAAAACAGCTGCTTTTGAAGTTTGTCAACAACTTGGAGCCGTGCCTGATTATCTGGCCATTCCTGTGGGCAACGCAGGCAATATTACAGCCTATTGGAAAGGCTTTGTAGAATGGCACCAAGCAGGCAAAGTAGATAAACGGCCGAAAATGATCGGTTTTGAAGCAGAAGGTGCTGCAGCCATTGTCTACGATCGTGTTATTGAGAAGCCAGAAACAGTGGCCACAGCCATTCGAATTGGCAACCCGGCCTCCTGGGAGAGTGCTGTTAATGCAGCAAAAGAATCAGGCGGCTTGATCGATTATGTAACAGACGAAGAGATTTTGGCGGCCTATCGTTTGCTAGCATCGCAAGAAGGGATTTTCTGTGAGCCTGCATCGGCAGCTTCTTTGGCTGGTGTGATCAAAAAGAGACAACAAGGTCTGCTCCGTGATGGAGCCACTGTCGTTTCCGTTCTTACCGGACATGGCTTAAAAGATCCTGATAATGCCATTGCCTCTGTAGCTGGAGGACCAATCATGGTGCCGGCGACAGAAGAAGCGGTCCTGCGGGAGGTTTTTTAA